A stretch of Caenorhabditis elegans chromosome IV DNA encodes these proteins:
- the bicd-1 gene encoding Protein bicaudal D homolog (Confirmed by transcript evidence), whose translation MAESELEKLRQDIAILTEKYEQAKEDIHKAANAGLELLRQKEDLEKRLAEMQAELDLARTEIDKTNQTLAEYRSQHQRSTRSELENEESLLEESSAKEEEYLQRIAKLEADLKKKEQELAEKKEELESIEKKHSKEIDSGAALEDERRKLRAELKETKEREQRLISEYSELEEENIGLQKTVANLRGSQVEYESLRIDNNRLEETIEIMKMAAEEDEILRVIADKQLEEALLTAQQERDQRLAMKRELEQTRNAEHISSLNDMLFGLERLGEDGELPPPQPGASDLFSELQGSSDVKVRELEAAKEGLQEELKSREKIFIEFVTGLADTLNIHRPTNELDYMHARQQKDVVLEKIQNIARDTDRHDKEGEEKRSGILKADLRTLVLVAGEKSAQLAAAQDAMIQVSDQLYQFYHQMTQNQGVQTEKSVQEIVKKLRLLARANAEDVPRVSLADEGVESGTETDVNASRSIPLNSDRLVIAPSFAKEIEKKLASVKIGDVLSETDLRQRILTEGNAISETTESLKKMIQVVKRTSEQAFNQAVMASGAENEIEMQNMKLRSLLSTKRDQISTLRTVLKSNKLTAESALTSMREKYESEKKMMMEINDKMRRELKQLKEDAATFASHRAMFTARGEELKSKVEELSNELRANEEEKKTLNQLLRLAIQQKLTLTQRLEEVEVDRDRQVFKRSSTRAPTRETYQPPRAVRYPGSTTTAQQPAPSSSGGSRGGPRRGDNQQ comes from the exons ATGGCTGAATCAGAATTGGAGAAGCTTCGTCAGGATATTGCAATCCttacagaaaaatatgaacaagCCAAAGAAGATATTCATAAGGCAGCAAATGCGGGTTTAGAATTGCTCCGTCAAAAGGAAGATCTAGAGAAACGATTAGCAGAGATGCAGGCAGAATTGGATTTGGCAAGAactgaaattgataaaactaaTCAG ACTCTTGCTGAATACCGTTCCCAACATCAACGGTCCACTCGAAGTGAACTCGAAAATGAAGAATCTCTACTCGAGGAAAGTTCAGCAAAAGAAGAGGAATATCTACAGAGAATTGCAAAATTAGAAGCAGATcttaagaaaaaagaacaagaattggcagaaaagaaagaagaattgGAAAGTATTGAAAAGAAACATTCGAAAGAAATCGATTCTGGAGCTGCATTAGAAGATGAAAGAAGAAAACTTAGAGCTGAAttaaaagaaacaaaagaaagagaacaaagattaatttctgaatattcagagttagaagaagaaaatattggATTACAGAAGACTGTTGCAAATTTAAGAGGAAGTCAAGTGGAATATGAATCATTAAGAATTGATAATAATCGATTGGAAGAGACtattgaaattatgaaaatggcTGCAGAGGAAGATGAAATATTAAGAGTTATTGCTGACAAACAG CTCGAAGAAGCTCTGCTCACAGCTCAACAAGAACGGGATCAGCGATTGGCAATGAAAAGAGAATTAGAACAGACAAGAAATGCAGAGCATATCAGTAGTTTAAATGATATGCTTTTTGGATTGGAAAGGCTTGGggag gaCGGCGAACTGCCACCTCCACAACCTGGAGCAAGTGACCTCTTCAGTGAATTACAAGGATCAAGTGATGTAAAAGTTCGTGAACTGGAAGCTGCAAAGGAAGGACTTCAAGAAGAATTAAAGAGCAGAGAGAagattttcatcgaatttgtAACCGGATTAGCAGACACCCTCAATATTCATAGACCAACAA ATGAGCTCGACTACATGCATGCTCGTCAACAAAAAGACGTTGTACTAGAGAAAATCCAGAACATTGCTCGTGACACTGACCGTCATGAtaaagaaggagaagaaaaacGATCGGGAATTTTGAAGGCTGATTTGAGGACACTTGTATTGGTTGCTGGAGAGAAAAGTGCTCAGTTGGCAGCTGCTCaa gACGCAATGATTCAAGTCTCCGATCAACTTTATCAATTCTACCATCAAATGACACAGAACCAAGGAGTTCAAACAGAAAAGAGTGTACAAGag ATTGTGAAAAAGTTGCGTCTATTGGCTCGTGCCAATGCAGAAGACGTTCCACGTGTCTCGTTGGCAGATGAAGGAGTTGAAAGTGGAACAGAGACAGATGTTAATGCATCAAGATCAATTCCATTGAATTCCGATCGTCTTGTTATTGCGCCAAGTTTTGCGaaggaaattgagaaaaagttgGCAAGTGTCAAGATTGGCGATGTGTTGTCAGAGACTGATTTGAGGCAAAGAATACTTACTG aaggaAATGCCATTTCCGAAACCACAGAATCGTTGAAAAAGATGATTCAAGTGGTGAAAAGAACCTCTGAACAAGCATTCAATCAAGCAGTTATGGCAAGtggagctgaaaatgaaattgaaatgcaGAATATGAAATTGCGAAGTCTTTTATCAACAAAACGAGATCAGATTTCAACGCTTCGAACTGTTTTGAAATCGAATAAGCTGACTGCTGAAAGTGCATTGACTTCAAtgagagaaaaatatgaatcagaaaagaaaatgatgatgGAAATTAATGATAAAATGAGAAGAgaattgaaacaattgaagGAAGATGCTGCCACGTTTGCATCTCATAGGGCAATGTTCACTGCAAGAGGAGAGGAACTCAAGTCAAAG GTGGAAGAACTATCAAACGAGTTGCGTGCAAATGAAGAGGAAAAGAAGACATTAAATCAACTTCTTCGTTTAGCAATTCAACAGAAGCTCACATTGACTCAACGTTTAGAAGAGGTTGAAGTTGATCGGGATAGGCAGGTATTTAAGAGGAGTAGTACAAGAGCTCCAACTAGAGAG ACCTACCAGCCACCGAGAGCAGTTCGTTATCCGGGTTCAACAACAACAGCTCAACAGCCAGCACCTTCATCTTCGGGGGGCTCGAGGGGAGGGCCACGCAGGGGAGACAATCAGCAATAA
- the bicd-1 gene encoding Protein bicaudal D homolog (Confirmed by transcript evidence), translated as MAESELEKLRQDIAILTEKYEQAKEDIHKAANAGLELLRQKEDLEKRLAEMQAELDLARTEIDKTNQTLAEYRSQHQRSTRSELENEESLLEESSAKEEEYLQRIAKLEADLKKKEQELAEKKEELESIEKKHSKEIDSGAALEDERRKLRAELKETKEREQRLISEYSELEEENIGLQKTVANLRGSQVEYESLRIDNNRLEETIEIMKMAAEEDEILRVIADKQLEEALLTAQQERDQRLAMKRELEQTRNAEHISSLNDMLFGLERLGEDGELPPPQPGASDLFSELQGSSDVKVRELEAAKEGLQEELKSREKIFIEFVTGLADTLNIHRPTNELDYMHARQQKDVVLEKIQNIARDTDRHDKEGEEKRSGILKADLRTLVLVAGEKSAQLAAAQDAMIQVSDQLYQFYHQMTQNQGVQTEKSVQEIVKKLRLLARANAEDVPRVSLADEGVESGTETDVNASRSIPLNSDRLVIAPSFAKEIEKKLASVKIGDVLSETDLRQRILTEGNAISETTESLKKMIQVVKRTSEQAFNQAVMASGAENEIEMQNMKLRSLLSTKRDQISTLRTVLKSNKLTAESALTSMREKYESEKKMMMEINDKMRRELKQLKEDAATFASHRAMFTARGEELKSKVEELSNELRANEEEKKTLNQLLRLAIQQKLTLTQRLEEVEVDRDRQTYQPPRAVRYPGSTTTAQQPAPSSSGGSRGGPRRGDNQQ; from the exons ATGGCTGAATCAGAATTGGAGAAGCTTCGTCAGGATATTGCAATCCttacagaaaaatatgaacaagCCAAAGAAGATATTCATAAGGCAGCAAATGCGGGTTTAGAATTGCTCCGTCAAAAGGAAGATCTAGAGAAACGATTAGCAGAGATGCAGGCAGAATTGGATTTGGCAAGAactgaaattgataaaactaaTCAG ACTCTTGCTGAATACCGTTCCCAACATCAACGGTCCACTCGAAGTGAACTCGAAAATGAAGAATCTCTACTCGAGGAAAGTTCAGCAAAAGAAGAGGAATATCTACAGAGAATTGCAAAATTAGAAGCAGATcttaagaaaaaagaacaagaattggcagaaaagaaagaagaattgGAAAGTATTGAAAAGAAACATTCGAAAGAAATCGATTCTGGAGCTGCATTAGAAGATGAAAGAAGAAAACTTAGAGCTGAAttaaaagaaacaaaagaaagagaacaaagattaatttctgaatattcagagttagaagaagaaaatattggATTACAGAAGACTGTTGCAAATTTAAGAGGAAGTCAAGTGGAATATGAATCATTAAGAATTGATAATAATCGATTGGAAGAGACtattgaaattatgaaaatggcTGCAGAGGAAGATGAAATATTAAGAGTTATTGCTGACAAACAG CTCGAAGAAGCTCTGCTCACAGCTCAACAAGAACGGGATCAGCGATTGGCAATGAAAAGAGAATTAGAACAGACAAGAAATGCAGAGCATATCAGTAGTTTAAATGATATGCTTTTTGGATTGGAAAGGCTTGGggag gaCGGCGAACTGCCACCTCCACAACCTGGAGCAAGTGACCTCTTCAGTGAATTACAAGGATCAAGTGATGTAAAAGTTCGTGAACTGGAAGCTGCAAAGGAAGGACTTCAAGAAGAATTAAAGAGCAGAGAGAagattttcatcgaatttgtAACCGGATTAGCAGACACCCTCAATATTCATAGACCAACAA ATGAGCTCGACTACATGCATGCTCGTCAACAAAAAGACGTTGTACTAGAGAAAATCCAGAACATTGCTCGTGACACTGACCGTCATGAtaaagaaggagaagaaaaacGATCGGGAATTTTGAAGGCTGATTTGAGGACACTTGTATTGGTTGCTGGAGAGAAAAGTGCTCAGTTGGCAGCTGCTCaa gACGCAATGATTCAAGTCTCCGATCAACTTTATCAATTCTACCATCAAATGACACAGAACCAAGGAGTTCAAACAGAAAAGAGTGTACAAGag ATTGTGAAAAAGTTGCGTCTATTGGCTCGTGCCAATGCAGAAGACGTTCCACGTGTCTCGTTGGCAGATGAAGGAGTTGAAAGTGGAACAGAGACAGATGTTAATGCATCAAGATCAATTCCATTGAATTCCGATCGTCTTGTTATTGCGCCAAGTTTTGCGaaggaaattgagaaaaagttgGCAAGTGTCAAGATTGGCGATGTGTTGTCAGAGACTGATTTGAGGCAAAGAATACTTACTG aaggaAATGCCATTTCCGAAACCACAGAATCGTTGAAAAAGATGATTCAAGTGGTGAAAAGAACCTCTGAACAAGCATTCAATCAAGCAGTTATGGCAAGtggagctgaaaatgaaattgaaatgcaGAATATGAAATTGCGAAGTCTTTTATCAACAAAACGAGATCAGATTTCAACGCTTCGAACTGTTTTGAAATCGAATAAGCTGACTGCTGAAAGTGCATTGACTTCAAtgagagaaaaatatgaatcagaaaagaaaatgatgatgGAAATTAATGATAAAATGAGAAGAgaattgaaacaattgaagGAAGATGCTGCCACGTTTGCATCTCATAGGGCAATGTTCACTGCAAGAGGAGAGGAACTCAAGTCAAAG GTGGAAGAACTATCAAACGAGTTGCGTGCAAATGAAGAGGAAAAGAAGACATTAAATCAACTTCTTCGTTTAGCAATTCAACAGAAGCTCACATTGACTCAACGTTTAGAAGAGGTTGAAGTTGATCGGGATAGGCAG ACCTACCAGCCACCGAGAGCAGTTCGTTATCCGGGTTCAACAACAACAGCTCAACAGCCAGCACCTTCATCTTCGGGGGGCTCGAGGGGAGGGCCACGCAGGGGAGACAATCAGCAATAA
- the C43G2.3 gene encoding uncharacterized protein (Confirmed by transcript evidence) produces the protein MFSNHVLLALGLIISAAQFLNAAVTMEIKMFDPNGQCKKYLENGQKYLEITHARVLELGPKNGNNLRQIVGNHLCQGKFETGTYKFKCQSTKSSQPVDSTVTMISVRAIKQMLSGQVDYRYKADTMQMGRFISLDNLKDQKFDPSQHIAIEKIIVNGLSKNINQDFQTCFKSWPKELIADHGIYVSEPLGGQLTQWARMYFEPDQLGEAI, from the exons ATG ttctcGAATCATGTGCTTTTAGCTCTTGGTTTGATCATTTCAGCCGCTCAATTTCTGAATGCAGCTGTTACGAtggaaatcaaaatgtttgatCCAAATGGGCAATGTAAGAAATACTtggaaaatggacaaaaatATCTCGAAATCACTCATGCTCGTGTTCTGGAACTTGGACCTAAAAATGGGAATAACTTGAGACAG ATTGTTGGAAATCATCTTTGTcagggaaaatttgaaactggcACGTACAAGTTTAAATGTCAAAGTACCAAG tCAAGTCAACCTGTCGATTCAACGGTGACGATGATCTCTGTTCGTGCCATAAAACAAATGTTGTCAGGCCAAGTTGATTACCGTTACAAAGCGGATACAATGCAAATGGGTCGATTCATCAGTTTGGATAACTTGAAAGATCAAAAGTTTGATCCCAGCCAGCATATTGCTATTGAGAAAATCATCGTCAATGGCCTAAGTAAGAATAT AAATCAAGATTTCCAAACTTGCTTCAAATCGTGGCCTAAAGAATTGATTGCTGATCATGGTATCTATGTTTCTGAACCACTCGGAGGACAACTAACCCAGTGGGCACGAATGTATTTCGAACCGGATCAATTGGGCGAAGCAATTTAA
- the C43G2.3 gene encoding Methyltransf_21 domain-containing protein (Confirmed by transcript evidence), translated as MISVRAIKQMLSGQVDYRYKADTMQMGRFISLDNLKDQKFDPSQHIAIEKIIVNGLSKNINQDFQTCFKSWPKELIADHGIYVSEPLGGQLTQWARMYFEPDQLGEAI; from the exons ATGATCTCTGTTCGTGCCATAAAACAAATGTTGTCAGGCCAAGTTGATTACCGTTACAAAGCGGATACAATGCAAATGGGTCGATTCATCAGTTTGGATAACTTGAAAGATCAAAAGTTTGATCCCAGCCAGCATATTGCTATTGAGAAAATCATCGTCAATGGCCTAAGTAAGAATAT AAATCAAGATTTCCAAACTTGCTTCAAATCGTGGCCTAAAGAATTGATTGCTGATCATGGTATCTATGTTTCTGAACCACTCGGAGGACAACTAACCCAGTGGGCACGAATGTATTTCGAACCGGATCAATTGGGCGAAGCAATTTAA
- the odr-8 gene encoding Ufm1-specific protease (Confirmed by transcript evidence): MTNSQTVSLIGPTQMAPQSTPPPPVNELWFIDAQAMFQNYANLRSFSKSNANEINTTIGGFVFGRKARKQVIHVLFAYAEDLTESNRQFLESSLSADIELVGNLNIDGQSQILPGGQFTLQLTSRMLENRSISEFLDMNVMFNNEHVLMEGASCVSRVGYEWSLRAGREQEDVKSAAERLSMASFRFTYLNAEHGLVIREQKPEAAQQKYLDKFSKGAVPYKDVIEFTAMQSLTRDTSNDTEDQKLVPTVKVTKDNKHFTRLVTIGEVVFPAFFGDSSLDLYKRSREAFNRRANNTMMVTVNGIRAGRGVTTTTSATYLPPGWVSLLHLQLPTKWTDNEQRNYRIRLHKLFNLPSSKPVLRLSQALALHSESARLTNKKLIREPHLSITNYQPVGEITTVNGPYNYHHYMQDGIDDSGWGCAYRSFQTIWSWFILNGYTDKPVPSHREIQQALVDIQDKQAKFVGSRQWIGSTEISFVLNELLKLECRFIATNSGAEVVERVRELARHFETSGTPVMIGGNMLAHTILGVDFNDTTGETKFLVLDPHYTGSEDIKTITSKGWCAWKPASFWSKDHFYNMVLPQPPSDAI; this comes from the exons atgaCGAATTCTCAAACTGTCTCACTAATTGGACCAACTCAGATGGCTCCACAATCAACACCTCCACCTCCTGTGAATGAATTGTGGTTTATTGATGCGCAGGCAATGTTTCAG aattacGCCAACCTCCGCTCGTTCTCCAAATCCAATGCCAACGAAATTAATACGACAATTGGCGGATTCGTTTTCGGACGTAAAGCTCGGAAACAGGTTATCCATGTGCTATTCGCCTACGCTGAAGATCTGACTGAATCGAACAGACAATTCTTGGAGAGCTCTCTGTCTGCTG ATATTGAACTGGTTGGAAACTTGAATATTGATGGACAATCACAGATTCTTCCTGGCGGGCAGTTCACCCTTCAGCTGACATCTCGAATGCTTGAAAATCGAAGTATCAGCGAATTTTTGGATATGAATGTGATGTTCAACAATGAACATGTTCTTATGGAAGGAGCTAGTTGTGTCAGCAGA GTTGGATACGAGTGGTCACTTCGAGCAGGTCGTGAACAAGAAGATGTCAAATCTGCTGCCGAACGTCTTTCAATGGCTTCTTTTCGTTTCACATATCTAAACGCTGAACACGGGTTGGTGATCCGTGAGCAGAAGCCAGAAGCTGCTCAACAGAAGTATCTTGATAAATTCTCGAAAGGCGCTGTACCATATAAG GATGTTATCGAATTCACTGCCATGCAATCTCTCACTAGGGATACATCTAATGATACGGAAGATCAAAAGCTGGTTCCAACAGTTAAGGTTACCAAGG ATAACAAACATTTCACTCGGCTCGTCACAATTGGTGAGGTAGTTTTCCCAGCGTTCTTTGGAGATTCTTCACTGGATTTGTACAAACGATCACGTGAGGCATTCAATAGAAGAGCTAACAATACAATGATGGTTACAGTCAATGGAATAAGAGCTggg CGCGGAGTAACAACGACCACATCTGCAACTTATCTTCCACCTGGATGGGTTTCTCTACTTCATCTCCAACTTCCAACTAAATGGACGGACAATGAACAAA gaaATTACCGTATTCGTCTTCACAAGTTGTTCAACTTGCCATCATCTAAGCCAGTTCTTCGATTGTCTCAAGCGTTGGCTCTCCACTCAGAGAGTGCTCGTTTGACCAACAAGAAGCTCATTCGAGAGCCACATTTGTCTATAACAAATT atcaaccAGTTGGTGAAATAACCACTGTAAATGGGCCGTACAATTATCATCATTACATGCAAGATGGAATTGATGATAGTGGATGGGGATGTGCATATCGTAGTTTCCAAACTATCTGGAGTTGGTTCATTTTGAATGGATATACTGATAAACCTGTGCCAAGTCATCGGGAAATTCAGCAG GCGCTTGTTGATATTCAAGACAAGCAAGCGAAGTTTGTTGGTTCACGACAGTGGATTGGTAGTACTGAAATCAGTTTTGTGCTCAATGAGCTACTCA AGTTAGAATGCCGTTTCATCGCTACCAACTCGGGCGCAGAAGTTGTCGAAAGAGTTCGTGAACTTGCTcgacattttgaaacatctgGAACTCCTGTTATGATCGGAGGAAATATGCTTGCACATACTATTCTTGGAGTCGATTTCAATGATACCACTGGAGAGActaa attccTCGTTCTTGATCCTCATTACACTGGCTCCGAAGATATCAAAACAATCACTTCAAAAGGATGGTGTGCATGGAAACCAGCGAGCTTCTGGAGCAAAGATCATTTCTACAATATGGTCCTTCCTCAACCGCCTAGCGATGCTATTTGA
- the odr-8 gene encoding Ufm1-specific protease (Confirmed by transcript evidence) → MAPQSTPPPPVNELWFIDAQAMFQNYANLRSFSKSNANEINTTIGGFVFGRKARKQVIHVLFAYAEDLTESNRQFLESSLSADIELVGNLNIDGQSQILPGGQFTLQLTSRMLENRSISEFLDMNVMFNNEHVLMEGASCVSRVGYEWSLRAGREQEDVKSAAERLSMASFRFTYLNAEHGLVIREQKPEAAQQKYLDKFSKGAVPYKDVIEFTAMQSLTRDTSNDTEDQKLVPTVKVTKDNKHFTRLVTIGEVVFPAFFGDSSLDLYKRSREAFNRRANNTMMVTVNGIRAGRGVTTTTSATYLPPGWVSLLHLQLPTKWTDNEQRNYRIRLHKLFNLPSSKPVLRLSQALALHSESARLTNKKLIREPHLSITNYQPVGEITTVNGPYNYHHYMQDGIDDSGWGCAYRSFQTIWSWFILNGYTDKPVPSHREIQQALVDIQDKQAKFVGSRQWIGSTEISFVLNELLKLECRFIATNSGAEVVERVRELARHFETSGTPVMIGGNMLAHTILGVDFNDTTGETKFLVLDPHYTGSEDIKTITSKGWCAWKPASFWSKDHFYNMVLPQPPSDAI, encoded by the exons ATGGCTCCACAATCAACACCTCCACCTCCTGTGAATGAATTGTGGTTTATTGATGCGCAGGCAATGTTTCAG aattacGCCAACCTCCGCTCGTTCTCCAAATCCAATGCCAACGAAATTAATACGACAATTGGCGGATTCGTTTTCGGACGTAAAGCTCGGAAACAGGTTATCCATGTGCTATTCGCCTACGCTGAAGATCTGACTGAATCGAACAGACAATTCTTGGAGAGCTCTCTGTCTGCTG ATATTGAACTGGTTGGAAACTTGAATATTGATGGACAATCACAGATTCTTCCTGGCGGGCAGTTCACCCTTCAGCTGACATCTCGAATGCTTGAAAATCGAAGTATCAGCGAATTTTTGGATATGAATGTGATGTTCAACAATGAACATGTTCTTATGGAAGGAGCTAGTTGTGTCAGCAGA GTTGGATACGAGTGGTCACTTCGAGCAGGTCGTGAACAAGAAGATGTCAAATCTGCTGCCGAACGTCTTTCAATGGCTTCTTTTCGTTTCACATATCTAAACGCTGAACACGGGTTGGTGATCCGTGAGCAGAAGCCAGAAGCTGCTCAACAGAAGTATCTTGATAAATTCTCGAAAGGCGCTGTACCATATAAG GATGTTATCGAATTCACTGCCATGCAATCTCTCACTAGGGATACATCTAATGATACGGAAGATCAAAAGCTGGTTCCAACAGTTAAGGTTACCAAGG ATAACAAACATTTCACTCGGCTCGTCACAATTGGTGAGGTAGTTTTCCCAGCGTTCTTTGGAGATTCTTCACTGGATTTGTACAAACGATCACGTGAGGCATTCAATAGAAGAGCTAACAATACAATGATGGTTACAGTCAATGGAATAAGAGCTggg CGCGGAGTAACAACGACCACATCTGCAACTTATCTTCCACCTGGATGGGTTTCTCTACTTCATCTCCAACTTCCAACTAAATGGACGGACAATGAACAAA gaaATTACCGTATTCGTCTTCACAAGTTGTTCAACTTGCCATCATCTAAGCCAGTTCTTCGATTGTCTCAAGCGTTGGCTCTCCACTCAGAGAGTGCTCGTTTGACCAACAAGAAGCTCATTCGAGAGCCACATTTGTCTATAACAAATT atcaaccAGTTGGTGAAATAACCACTGTAAATGGGCCGTACAATTATCATCATTACATGCAAGATGGAATTGATGATAGTGGATGGGGATGTGCATATCGTAGTTTCCAAACTATCTGGAGTTGGTTCATTTTGAATGGATATACTGATAAACCTGTGCCAAGTCATCGGGAAATTCAGCAG GCGCTTGTTGATATTCAAGACAAGCAAGCGAAGTTTGTTGGTTCACGACAGTGGATTGGTAGTACTGAAATCAGTTTTGTGCTCAATGAGCTACTCA AGTTAGAATGCCGTTTCATCGCTACCAACTCGGGCGCAGAAGTTGTCGAAAGAGTTCGTGAACTTGCTcgacattttgaaacatctgGAACTCCTGTTATGATCGGAGGAAATATGCTTGCACATACTATTCTTGGAGTCGATTTCAATGATACCACTGGAGAGActaa attccTCGTTCTTGATCCTCATTACACTGGCTCCGAAGATATCAAAACAATCACTTCAAAAGGATGGTGTGCATGGAAACCAGCGAGCTTCTGGAGCAAAGATCATTTCTACAATATGGTCCTTCCTCAACCGCCTAGCGATGCTATTTGA